The genomic window cacccccaccccctcagcgCTTCCctgttttctgcagggaagcacaggAATTCTGCGGGGCAGGAATACAAGGGAATGAGGGGGCACATTTTCAGAGGGTGGTGGGGAGCAGGATCGGTCATGCAGAATCCTCCCAGGAGTAACCTTCGTTTCACTTTTTTTCACATTCTTCTGAGTCAAAGTAACTCAGTTAAGTAACTTTTTTTTGTAATTAGGCTAACTGTCTAAGGCTAAACCTATTGGAGACTAACGACTTACTCTTATTTGTTCCTGTTCTAATACActggtggttaaaaaaaaaaaaaaaaaaaaaaaaaagacaatttttaCAGACCAGTCTAATGTCTAACACTGGTCTTAACCTTATAAAGGTCAGGAATGCAAGTCTGATCTTCTTTAGTTCTGCAGGACTACTGGGAAATCTCAGAGCTCTAACAATTTAAAGGAGAAATTAATAAAGGCTTCCTTATTCAAAAAGGTTGACTGATAACTGAAGTTCATTAGGAGTTAACAGAGAAAGACAAAGTTATTGTCTAACTAAAATCCCTTCTCCTCTTGATAACCTCAGCTTTCACTCTTCACTTTTGTGAGGTCATCACTGTCTCATGATTAGAGAACTAGACTCacaccataaacaaaacccaaattTCTGGtgtagggaaaaaaaacccaggagtTTTAATTTAATCTGTTCAGACCAACTTTATGGATCATAAAAAAAGCAGAGAAGTCCatttcctccctccacccctccttgcaggtcacctttaaaatattttggaaggAAAGATCTCTTGTTTAACACCTTTTAATAATTGCACAAGGCTTTAAATACTCCTAAAGATGAGGGACCAACATGTCTGGTCTCATGCAAGCTCCTGCCACATTTCTGCCATGCCCTGCAATCTCAACCCTGCTATTCAAGTCCCGGGCTTCCGCAAACACACAGTTCTGCCCATGAAACTCAATCAtgacccacagtgccccctgcaatTCCAGTCCTGGTCTCCCCACAGCTATGTCAATACCCTTCAATCTCCTGTAACACTTTTTCAACCACAGCTGCAGCCACAGGACTATTAAATGTATGACAACAGTTCTCcagagaagcagcactgaattACCTAGTTCGTTAACCAGACATAGGTAACTGAAAGTATCTCTCAAATCCAATGAAAGCACTTTTTTAACTTGAACAAAAACCATGATTTATCCAATTCCTAAACAACTCCCCAAGAACTCTGCACTTCTTGTTGTGTTAAGCATCTACACTGAAAAACTCATCCAGACAACATGATCAGTCCGAACGCTACCCAGGTACTTCATTATTCATTCAGCACAATTAGGGCCCGACGACCAACAGATTTCCACCTGACCTGATCTTCTGGACAGAACCTGGCGCTACCTAGTCCTAGTGAAGGCTGCACTTGCCCTGGTTCATGTTTCACCTTGGAACTCTGTGTTGTCTAGGCCCCTGATGGCCTCCACTGCATCCTCAGCCCGCTCCATGTGCACAAAGGCATAGTCCTTCACTATGTCGCACTCGATCACTGGGCCATACTCTTCAAACTTGGCCCGCAGCTCCAGGTTAGTGCAGGTGGTGCTGATGTTGCCCACATGCAGCTTGGTGGAGGCCTTGCTCTTGTTCTTGCTAGCTTCCACGTTGATGCAGACACCATGCAGCTTGTGGTGATGCAGGTTACGGATGGCATCTTCAGCCGCTGTCTTGTCTTCAATGTGCACAAAGCCATAGTTTTTGATGATGTCACATTCCAGCACCTTCCCATACTGCTCAAAGAGTGACCGGATCTCTTGCTCCGTTGCCTCCCGGGGCAGATTCCCAATGAAGAGTTTCACCATCTTGGCAGAGCCTGGTGGAAGAGGAAAGTGGTTTAAGGAGAAGCACTCATCCAAGTGCAATGCTCTTTCACATCTCTGTATTTATATGGCCCTCTTCACCACAGTATTGCCCCTATTTTATAGATGCAggagctgaggcacagggtagattaaatgacttgcccagcaaGGAGTATAGCTgatctgggaattgaacccaggtctccggaGTTCCAATCCAGTATCCCATCCACTAGACTAgggctaggcaacctatggcacctgtgacaaaggcggcacgcaagctgattttcagtggcactcacactgcccaggtcccggccaccagtccgggggaatctgcatttttatttaaatgaagcttcttaaacattttaaaaaccttatttactttacatacaacaacaatagtttaattatatattataggcttatagaaagagaccttataaaaaacattaaaatgtgttactggcacacaaaaccttaaactagagtgaataaatgaagactcagcacaccacttctgaaaggttgccaacccgtgCACTAGACTATCCTTCCTATATAAGCTTTACCAAATACTCTTCAGTGATAGGGTCCTATCCACGTAGTCTATTGACATGAAAGCTAAGTACAATCAGGGGAGATGACCTATGTCCCATTAAAATTGTTCTTGACAATAAAGTAGGGAATTTGGTACCAGTGACTTTGAATGGGGTTCTAGGCACTTTGCTGTTGGAGATGCACCTTTTGTAGGAAAGACAGAATTAAGGCCTGGACCAGCATAATTCACTAAGATCCCATGGTACATTTTGTATAAACAAAGATGGTAACTGCAGTCCCCAGGTCAAATCCTAACTCAGATAATTGCACTCTGCTTCCTAAATCCTCTCCTTGCACATTCAATAAGCTTTTGTTGTTTGCTAAAGGGACGAGCACAGTTTGGACATAATGCCTCTATTTCAAGGACCTTACAATTTTATCCACACTGGACAGGAGTGAAAGTATGGTATGGGCTTCCTGCACTGCTCTGGTGATTTAGCTGCTGGAGAGACGGTGCAATATTTTGATTCTGGAGATGCTCACAGGAGACATCTGAGTTAAGAGAAATATGCACGTGCAAACACCCTTGTCTCAGGGCTGTGGCATCTTACATGCATTTTAAGTACAAACACCTGCTCTGCCATCAACACCTTAATCCACTTCCTTCCGCATCCCCAGACCCTGAGCTACCTGATCATCTACATCCATGCCACTTCCAACCCTATCCCACATTCCCTTCTTGCCCTGTATGTCTATACATAAAGCCAGGGCCTTCACCACctcttctgccctgaccccccacgtACAGCACGGTCCAAAGCCTTCACTGGTGCCCCATATATTCCCCTTTCCCATATACCCCCCCCAAATACACACTACCAATGGTCCTCATATTCCTCAGTTGCCCTCCAACTCCCACCTCTGTAACCCCCCTTGCACAGGCAGCTCAAAGGCCTCACAGCATCCATTCCCCATCCCCGGTTCCTCCCCCATACACATCCAAAGCCCCCACTGGGACCTCTCCCGCCCCATACCCCCACCCCCGCCGCTCATACTGAGCCCCATCCTAGAACCCCTCGTCCAAATAGTGCCCCGCGCTCTATAACCCTCCACCTCCATTCTGGGCCCTCGCAGAGGCCCCTGCCCACTGGTCCCCATCCCCCACGCacagagcagcagggctgggtaaGCCcctatcccaccccacccccacccatagCCGCATCCCGTCCTCCAGCCCCGCAGAGCCCCCCCCAACCCACCGACACGGCCTGGGCCCCCGGCCTCCCACAGACTCCGCCACATCCCCCTTTCCTCGTGCGCCCGCAAAGCAGGGCCCCAGCACGGCAACACGCCGGCCCCGAACCAAGACCAACCTCGCCAGCGACCGCGCCTCCTCCCCCGGCGAGCCACACAAAATGTCGGCTACAGCAGCGCGAGGCGCAGTCCCAcccgctcccccaccccgccGTTTTCTCATTGGCCAGACGAGTGCACCGCGCATCTACTGGGCAGCACTGCGTGTCAATCAAGTGGAGAGCCATGCAGAGCTCAAGAATCTGGGATGGGGCTCCAGGTTAGGGGGAGGAGATTCACCAATCGCGATCGAGCGTTCCCAGGGTGAACCCATCCCCCCACTT from Gopherus flavomarginatus isolate rGopFla2 chromosome 6, rGopFla2.mat.asm, whole genome shotgun sequence includes these protein-coding regions:
- the LOC127054120 gene encoding RNA-binding protein 4B-like isoform X7, which translates into the protein MVKLFIGNLPREATEQEIRSLFEQYGKVLECDIIKNYGFVHIEDKTAAEDAIRNLHHHKLHGVCINVEASKNKSKASTKLHVGNISTTCTNLELRAKFEEYGPVIECDIVKDYAFVHMERAEDAVEAIRGLDNTEFQGSIFSGGPSGSHYTRKFVLLPPPSRCLRRVLAASSVFIFNGGSCVSVKL
- the LOC127054120 gene encoding RNA-binding protein 4B-like isoform X14, giving the protein MVKLFIGNLPREATEQEIRSLFEQYGKVLECDIIKNYGFVHIEDKTAAEDAIRNLHHHKLHGVCINVEASKNKSKASTKLHVGNISTTCTNLELRAKFEEYGPVIECDIVKDYAFVHMERAEDAVEAIRGLDNTEFQDPCILEDIEPTPTRRGHRAN
- the LOC127054120 gene encoding RNA-binding protein 4B-like isoform X13 — encoded protein: MVKLFIGNLPREATEQEIRSLFEQYGKVLECDIIKNYGFVHIEDKTAAEDAIRNLHHHKLHGVCINVEASKNKSKASTKLHVGNISTTCTNLELRAKFEEYGPVIECDIVKDYAFVHMERAEDAVEAIRGLDNTEFQASCAEAPSMSPSWRDPLTSAFIHCKAQEW
- the LOC127054120 gene encoding RNA-binding protein 4B-like isoform X9, whose translation is MVKLFIGNLPREATEQEIRSLFEQYGKVLECDIIKNYGFVHIEDKTAAEDAIRNLHHHKLHGVCINVEASKNKSKASTKLHVGNISTTCTNLELRAKFEEYGPVIECDIVKDYAFVHMERAEDAVEAIRGLDNTEFQGLTAPDPDGTRGGVQCPRSPGLRGNGGWSSLLHRGC
- the LOC127054120 gene encoding RNA-binding protein 4B-like isoform X11, with the translated sequence MVKLFIGNLPREATEQEIRSLFEQYGKVLECDIIKNYGFVHIEDKTAAEDAIRNLHHHKLHGVCINVEASKNKSKASTKLHVGNISTTCTNLELRAKFEEYGPVIECDIVKDYAFVHMERAEDAVEAIRGLDNTEFQAFCTEDAERYLLFGGNKDMVLPGTEVSEDTVLEPV